Proteins co-encoded in one Haladaptatus sp. ZSTT2 genomic window:
- a CDS encoding TlpA family protein disulfide reductase, translating to MGSTRRRFLGVSAFAVASGFAGCTNATTPQELTVETLDDGVVQVQPRDRPVLLDFFATWCAPCKPQMSDLGEIRARYGPDRLHMLSVTWELDEAAVRGFWEEYRGSWPVAMDPAVTTGEHYGVQNLPTLLVFTPEGDEVWRHVGLAGLSTIEDAISRAGVE from the coding sequence ATGGGCTCCACCCGGAGACGGTTCCTCGGCGTGTCTGCGTTCGCCGTGGCGAGTGGTTTCGCCGGGTGTACAAACGCGACTACGCCACAAGAACTGACGGTCGAAACGCTTGACGACGGGGTAGTACAGGTTCAACCCCGTGACCGCCCAGTGTTGCTCGATTTCTTCGCAACGTGGTGTGCGCCGTGTAAGCCACAGATGAGCGACCTCGGTGAGATTCGCGCCCGCTATGGCCCAGACCGGCTCCACATGCTCTCGGTCACGTGGGAGCTCGACGAAGCAGCCGTCCGCGGCTTCTGGGAGGAGTATCGTGGATCGTGGCCGGTTGCGATGGACCCCGCGGTTACGACAGGCGAGCACTACGGCGTCCAGAATCTCCCGACCCTGCTCGTGTTCACACCCGAAGGAGACGAGGTGTGGCGACACGTCGGCCTCGCGGGCCTGTCGACAATCGAGGACGCCATCTCTCGCGCTGGAGTCGAGTGA
- a CDS encoding cytochrome c biogenesis CcdA family protein, which yields MVDDLRLGFAFTAGVLTFFAPCSYPLLPGYVAYYLGTTSADERPVGTRLSRALVVGLLVSVGFFLVYAALVGLVLAVGTRAFTNISVLELVVGTLLILLGGAMALDRTPSFLHVTIELPERNRSGAGFVLFGVVYAAAAAGCTAPLFIAVALSSLAAGPTTALATLGAYAAGMSLLMILVTVLAALGRQALLTRLSQNAGRVTRAAGVLLVLAGLVQIYLFLVAFDGLRLLGFG from the coding sequence ATGGTCGATGACCTCCGTCTCGGCTTTGCGTTCACCGCAGGCGTGCTCACCTTCTTCGCGCCGTGTTCGTATCCGCTGTTGCCGGGCTACGTGGCGTATTATCTCGGCACCACGTCGGCTGACGAGCGACCCGTGGGAACCCGATTGTCACGTGCGCTCGTCGTTGGCCTGCTCGTGAGCGTTGGCTTCTTTCTTGTCTACGCCGCGCTCGTCGGTCTCGTGCTCGCGGTGGGGACACGCGCGTTCACCAACATCAGCGTCCTCGAACTGGTCGTCGGGACGCTGTTGATTCTCCTCGGCGGCGCGATGGCACTCGACCGAACGCCATCGTTCCTCCACGTCACCATCGAACTCCCCGAACGAAACCGGTCAGGAGCGGGCTTCGTCCTCTTTGGCGTGGTGTACGCCGCCGCGGCGGCGGGATGTACTGCGCCGCTGTTCATCGCGGTTGCGTTGTCTTCGCTTGCCGCTGGGCCGACAACGGCGCTCGCCACCCTCGGGGCCTACGCCGCAGGCATGAGCCTGCTCATGATTCTCGTCACCGTGCTCGCGGCGCTCGGGCGACAGGCGCTACTCACCAGACTGTCACAGAACGCCGGGCGAGTCACGCGCGCCGCTGGTGTCTTGCTCGTGCTCGCCGGACTCGTTCAGATTTATCTGTTCCTCGTCGCCTTCGACGGGCTTCGACTCCTCGGATTCGGGTGA